The genomic window GGCGTACTGCTGTGCCTTGATGACCGCCTGCTTGGCGACGCGGAAGACCTTGCGACGGGCGTTGTAATAGCCCTTGGCGAGATCCAGAATCTTCTTGTGGCGGCGACGCGCCTGTACGCCACGCTTAACTCGTGCCATTGTTCAGTTCCTCAGAGGTAAGGGAGCATGCGGTCCAGACGGCCTGCGTCTTCTGCACGGACATGGCCCGTCTGACGCAGATTACGCTTACGCTTGGTCGCTTTCTTCGTGAGGATGTGGCTACGGTTGGCGTGGCCGCACTTGTACTTGCCCGAGGCGGTCTTGCGGAAACGCTTGGCCGCTGCCCGGTTGGTCTTGATCTTGGGCATTGCAATGTCCTTGATGGGATATGACCCTGGTTTCTGACTGATCTGGCGGCGGCCTGGGCCGCTCTTTCCGTCCTGCCATGATCGGCGTACGACCCGTCCTGGGTGGGTCGAGCCGGGCATGATACAGGGAAATCCCCGCTGCCACCAGCCCCCACACCGTTTTCACATCGGTACCGGCTACCCGCCCGGACAAGCGAAAGGGCGCCCGCGGCGCCCCTTCACCCTGCCCATTCAGCCGCCAGGCGCCCCGCAAGGCAGCCCGTCAGGCCTCAGGTCTTCTTCTTCGGCGCGATCATCATCACCATCTGACGCCCTTCCAGGCGCGGACGGGATTCGATGACGATGTCTTCGCCCAGATCGGTTTCGATCCGGTTGGCCATCTCGCGCCCCAGTTCCTGGTGGCTCATTTCACGGCCACGGAAGCGGATGTTGACCTTGATCTTGTCGCCTTCCTCAAGGAAACCGCGCATCTTGCGCAGCTTGATCTGGTAGTCGCCCTCGTCCGTGACCGGACGGAACTTCACTTCCTTGATCTCGACCTGCTTGGTCTTCTTCTTGGCCTCGCTGGCCTTCTTCTGCGCTTCGAACTTGAACTTGCCGAAGTCCATGATCTTGCAGACCGGCGGATCGGCCTGCGGCTGGATTTCGACCAGGTCCAGGCCTTCATCTTCGGCCATGGACAGCGCTTCGTCGCGCGACAACACGCCGATCATTTCTCCGTCGCTGCCGATCACGCGGACGCGCGGCACACGGATTTCCTGATTCTTGCGGTTCTGTTTGTTGTCAGGGGTGCTGATATTACGTTCTCCCAAGGGTATCGAACCGGTCCGGGAGCCTGTGCACCCGGACCGGACCTTTGCTTACGCGCCCTCGGCCCGGAGCCGCTCGATGAAGGCCTGCAGGCTCATGCTGCCCAGGTCTTCGCCGGAACGCGTACGCACCGCCACAGCGCCGTTTTCCTTTTCGCGGTCACCAATGACCAGCAGGTACGGCACGCGCTGCAGCGTATGCTCGCGAATCTTATAGCCGATCTTCTCGTTACGCAAATCCGCGCTGACGCGGAAGCCTTGCTCCGCAAGGGTTTTGGTCACGCCGGATACGTATTCAGCCTGGGCGTCGGTGATGTTGGCCACCACCACCTGGGTCGGTGCCAGCCAGGTCGGGAACTGGCCGGCATGGTGCTCGATCAGGATGCCCAGGAAACGCTCCATCGAGCCGACGATGGCCCGGTGCAGCATGACCGGATGCTTCTTCTGGCTGTTCTCGTCCACGTACTCGGCGCCGAGGCGGCCGGGCATCATGAAATCGACCTGCATGGTGCCCAGCTGCCAGGTACGGCCGATCGCGTCCTTCAGGTGGTACTCGATCTTCGGGCCGTAGAAGGCCCCCTCACCCGGCAGCTCCTGCCATTCCACGCCACAGGCGGTCAGCGCCGAACGCAGCGCGCCCTCGGCCTTGTCCCAGGTGGCGTCATCGCCCAGGCGCGATTCCGGGCGCAGCGCGATCTTGATCTGGATCTCATCGAAGCCGAAGTGCTGGTACACCGCCAGCGCCTGCTGGTGGAATGCGGTCACTTCCGATTCGATCTGCGCCTCGGTGCAGAAAACGTGGCCGTCGTCCTGGGTGAAACCCCGCACGCGCAGGATGCCGTGCAGCGCGCCGGACGGCTCGTTGCGGTGGCAGGAGCCGAATTCACCATAGCGGATCGGCAGATCGCGGTAGCTGTGCAGGCCCTGGTTGAACACCTGGATATGGCCCGGGCAGTTCATCGGCTTGACCGCGTAGGTACGCTTCTCCGACTCGGTGAAGAACATGTTGTCCTGGTAGTTGTCCCAGTGGCCGGACTGCTTCCACAGGCTCACGTCCAGGATCTGCGGGCAGCGCACTTCGCCGTAACCGCTGTTGCGGTAGACCTTGCGCATGTACTGCTCCACCACCTGCCACAGGGCCCAGCCCTTGGGGTGCCAGAACACCAGCCCCGGCGCTTCTTCCTGCAGGTGGAACAGGTCCTGCTGCTTGCCGATGCGGCGGTGGTCGCGCATCTCCGCTTCCTCGATGCGCTTGATGTACGCCTCGAGCTGCTTCTTGTCGGCCCAGGCGGTGCCGTAGATGCGCTGCAGCTGTTCGTTCTTGGCATCGCCACGCCAGTAGGCGCCGGAAATGCGGGTCAGCTTGAAGGCCTTCAGGAAACGGGTGTTCGGCACGTGCGGGCCACGGCACATGTCCACGTATTCCTGGTGGTAGTACATGCCCATCGCCTGGATGTCATCGGGCATGTCCTCGATCAGGCGCAGCTTGTAGTCCTCGCCACGGGCCTTGAAGATCTCGATCACTTCGGCGCGCGGGGTCATCTTCTTGATGACGTCGTAGTCCTGGGCGATCAGCTCGCCCATGCGCTTCTCGATCGCCGCCATGTCCTCCGGCGTGAACGGGCGCTCGGAGTAGATGTCGTAGTAGAAGCCCTCGGCGATCACCGGGCCGATCACCATCTTCACATCCGGGTACAGCTGCTTGACCGCATGGCCGACCAGATGGGCGCTGGAGTGGCGGATGATCTCCACGCCCTCCTCGTCCTTGGCGGTGATGATGCGCAGGCCGGCATCGTGGTCGATGACGTCGCTGGCATCGACCAGCACGCCGTCCACCGAACCGGCGATGGTGGCCTTGGCCAGGCCGGCACCGATCGACTGGGCGACCTCCATGACGCTGACGGGGTTTTCGAATTCGCGGCGGCTGCCGTCGGGAAGGGTAATCGTGATCATCGCAATGGCTTCGTGCGGGGCCCGCCTGGGCGGGCTGGAATGCGCTCCCGGAGCGGCGTCCGGGCAATAAAAAAGCGCCGCGAGGGCGCCTGGAACCCAGGGCCTTCGGGGTGGGTCAACAGGGGGCGGTGGTAGTGCTCATGTCGCACGCTCGGCCGGCGCTGGGCGCGGGCCACCTTGTTCCAGACGGGGAATGGCCATGATCTTAAACCAGCGCTCGACAAAGCCCAAGCGGCGCGGTGATGGCGCCTGAATGGCGCTGGCTGGCGGCGTGAAAACGCAATGATTACCATGTGCGCGCAGCCCGCCCGCGCCAGCCTGCCCGCTTTCCCCCAGGACCCCGCAATGCGCCACCCGCTTCGACCGGCCTGTGCCGGCCCCGCCCGTGCCCCGCGTTCACCGGCCCAGCGCCACGCCGGGGGCCGGCCATGATCACCGTTGGCCTGTCGACCCTGGGCTTCTGCAGCCTGGGCATGCTGTCGGCGATGTTCTCGGCGCTGGCCTTCTATGCCGCCTCGCCCCACTGCCGCTGGCCGCGCCTGCGCCGTGCCGGACGCCTCGGCCGGCAGATCGGCCTGGTCGCCGCCGCTGCCGCGTTGTGGCTGTGGATGGCCGAACTGGGCTTCGCCGCCGGCCTGGTCGCGATGCTGTGCACCTGGATGCTGGCGGCGATGCTGCTGCCGGCACTGGCGGCCTGGCACCGCCCCGATGCGGAGCCACGCTGATGTGGGCGCGCGCGCTGGCCGGTGTCTTTCCCGGTTTCTTCCTCGCCGCTGCGGTGACCGGCCTGCTGACCTGGCTGCCGCCGGGGCCCTGGCAGAATGCCCTGGTGCCCAGCCTGATCGCCTTCGTGCCGCTGTGGATGCTGGCCGCGCTGTGGGCCTTCAGCTTCCGTAGCGCACTGCGTGCCTGGCTGGCGCTGGCCGGCTGCGCCGCTGCCGGCTTCGCCCTGCTCGGCCTGCTGCGCCTGGCCGGCGCGGTGCAATGAGATCGAACGCATGAAATTCAGTTCGCAGACCCTGCGCACGTTCACCACCCTGCATACCTGGGTCGGCCTGGTCGCCGGCTTCGGCCTGTTCGTGGCCTTCTATGCCGGGGCGCTGACCCTGTTCCACCATGATCTGCCGCTGTGGCAGACCCCGGGTGCGGCCACGGCGCTGCCGGCGGGCCTGGATGATGCCCAGTACCTGCTCGACGATGTGCTGGCCACCCACCCGGAAGCCCGTCGCCATGTCGGCATGACCTTCCCGGGGGCCGACCACCCGCAGCCGCTGGCCTACTGGCAGGCCGACGACGGCAGCTGGCGGTACGCGTGGCCGGGCCACACCGAAGGCAGTGCCACGCCACCGCAGACCGGGCTGGCCGAGCTGGTCAACGAGCTGCATTACAGCCTGGGCCTGCCGGTGGCCGGCCTGTACGTGATGGGCATCGTCAGCCTGCTCTACGGCATGGCCCTGCTCAGCGGCCTGGTGATCCACCTGCCGAAGCTGCTGGGCGACCTGTTCGCACTGCGCCCGGGCCGCAACCTCAAGCAGCAGTGGCAGGACGCGCACAACGTGATCGGCGTGCTCAGCCTGCCCTTCCACCTGATGTTCGCGGTGACCGGCGCCCTGCTGTGCCTGGTATTCATCCAGATGGCGCTGCTCAACCCGCTGATCTACGACGGCAAGGTGCTGCAGGCGGTACCGACCGCCATGGATACCGCCCCGGTGCGCGATGCCAGCGGCGTTCCGGCGCCGCCGGGCAGCCTGCGCGTGCTGCATGCGCGGGCGCTGGAAGTGGCACGCGCGCAGGGCGTGGCCGATTTCGAACCGGCCTACCTGAAACTGGCCAACGGCGGCGATGCCAATGCCACCATCGAGATCACCGGCGAAGCCAGCGGCACGCTCGGACCGCTCGGCGCGGTGGCACTGGATGTGGCCACCGGCTCGCTGCTGGCCAGCCAGTTGCCGGGCCAGCGCGACGCCAACCATGCCACCCTCAGCGCCGCCTACGCCCTGCACTTCGGTGAGTTCGGCAATGGCGTGGTGGTGTGGCTGTACTTCCTGCTCGGCCTGGGGGGCGCCTTCCTGTTCTATTCGGGCAACCTGCTGTGGATCGAATCCCGGCGCAAACGCCGGCAGCCGCAGCAGTCGCGCGCGGCGATCAACATGGCGCGGGCCACCGTCGGCGTCTGCATCGGCCTGTGCGTGGCGATCTCGGTCGCCTTCCTGGCCGCCCTGGTGCTGGAACGGGTGGCCCCGGCGGCGGTCGACCGTGGTATCCGCTGGGCCTGCTTCGGCAGTTGGGCGGCCTGTGCGTTGTGGGCCGCATGGCGCCGGCCCGCGCAGGGCGCACGCGAGCTGCTGTGGGCGGCGGCGCTGAGCACCGTGCTGGTGCCGGTGGCGCACGGCGCGCTCAATGGCGACTGGCTGTGGCGGGCCGCTGCACGCGGACAGTGGCCGCTGTTCTGGATCGACGCCGTGGCGATCGCGATGGCGTTCGGCTTCGCGCGGCTGGCGGTGGCCAGCCAGCGCCGCGCACGCAGCGGCGATCCCAACAGCGTCTGGGCCGGGTGAGCCGAGGCCGGGCATGACCCGGCGCTCGCCCGCCCGCTTGCCGGTCAATCGCCGACGCGGGCCTTGTGCCACGGCGCCAGCATCGCGTTGAGCAGGCTGGCCTGCTCGTCGTCGCCGGTCAGTTCCCACATGAAGACGCCGGCCAGGCCCTGCTCGCGGGCGAACTGCGCGCGCAGGCCGATCGAGCGCGGGTCTTCGTAGCTGATGAAGATCTTCTGCTCCGCGTTGTACAGCCACGGACTCTGCGCCTGCGGCTGCCAATGCTTCACCCAGCCGGGCTGGTCGAGGTAGCGTGCCTTGATCACCCGCCAGTCGCCGGCATCGGCCGGTGCGCTGTAGGGCTGGAACAGGCCGTCGCTGGATTCACCGCTGACCTTGAAGCCGCGCCCATAGAACGGCACCCCCAGCACCAGTTTCTGCGCAGGCACGCCGTGCTCGCGGTAGTACTGCACGGCACCTGCGACGTTGTTCCAGCGCCGCAACGCCGGTGCCAGCGGATCGGCCGGCACCTCGTGCAGCGGTGCGTTGAAGGTCGACACCGCCGAGAACCCGGTGCCCATGTCGTAGCTCATCAGGTTGATGAAGTCGAACACCCCGGCCAGCGCAGGCAGGTCGTAGCTGGCCGCCGGGTCGTAGGGACCGTCGGTCTGCAGCCGCCCGGTGGCCAGCGCAGCGGTCAGCAGCATCGGCTGCCCCTGCGCGCGCGCGCGGGCATCCAGTGCGACACGGAACGCTTGGGCCAGCCGGGTCAGATTGGCGCGGTCCTGCGGCCGGTGCGCCAGTTCCTTCGGGCCACCGCTGACCGGAAACTCCCAGTCGAGGTCCACGCCATCGAAGCTGCCGGCATACCGTTCGAAGAACAGCGCCATGCAGGAATCCACCAGCCGCCTGCGGCTGGCGTCGGTCAGCGCGGCATCGGAGAAGCCACCGGCGCCCCAGCCACCGATCGAGATCAGCGTGCGCAGGTGCGGGTGCGCGCGCTTGAGCTCGGCCAGCGCCGCGAAGTTCGCCGGCGCCTCCGCGCCCACCGCGCAGCGCCCGTCTTCGATGGTGGAGAACGCGTAGAACAGATGGGTCAGGCGGTCAGCCGGAATGCTCGATACCGGATAACGCTCGGCGGAACCACCGGGGTAGTAGGCACCGAAAATGGGC from Stenotrophomonas sp. 704A1 includes these protein-coding regions:
- the rpmI gene encoding 50S ribosomal protein L35, producing MPKIKTNRAAAKRFRKTASGKYKCGHANRSHILTKKATKRKRNLRQTGHVRAEDAGRLDRMLPYL
- the thrS gene encoding threonine--tRNA ligase, yielding MITITLPDGSRREFENPVSVMEVAQSIGAGLAKATIAGSVDGVLVDASDVIDHDAGLRIITAKDEEGVEIIRHSSAHLVGHAVKQLYPDVKMVIGPVIAEGFYYDIYSERPFTPEDMAAIEKRMGELIAQDYDVIKKMTPRAEVIEIFKARGEDYKLRLIEDMPDDIQAMGMYYHQEYVDMCRGPHVPNTRFLKAFKLTRISGAYWRGDAKNEQLQRIYGTAWADKKQLEAYIKRIEEAEMRDHRRIGKQQDLFHLQEEAPGLVFWHPKGWALWQVVEQYMRKVYRNSGYGEVRCPQILDVSLWKQSGHWDNYQDNMFFTESEKRTYAVKPMNCPGHIQVFNQGLHSYRDLPIRYGEFGSCHRNEPSGALHGILRVRGFTQDDGHVFCTEAQIESEVTAFHQQALAVYQHFGFDEIQIKIALRPESRLGDDATWDKAEGALRSALTACGVEWQELPGEGAFYGPKIEYHLKDAIGRTWQLGTMQVDFMMPGRLGAEYVDENSQKKHPVMLHRAIVGSMERFLGILIEHHAGQFPTWLAPTQVVVANITDAQAEYVSGVTKTLAEQGFRVSADLRNEKIGYKIREHTLQRVPYLLVIGDREKENGAVAVRTRSGEDLGSMSLQAFIERLRAEGA
- a CDS encoding PepSY-associated TM helix domain-containing protein: MKFSSQTLRTFTTLHTWVGLVAGFGLFVAFYAGALTLFHHDLPLWQTPGAATALPAGLDDAQYLLDDVLATHPEARRHVGMTFPGADHPQPLAYWQADDGSWRYAWPGHTEGSATPPQTGLAELVNELHYSLGLPVAGLYVMGIVSLLYGMALLSGLVIHLPKLLGDLFALRPGRNLKQQWQDAHNVIGVLSLPFHLMFAVTGALLCLVFIQMALLNPLIYDGKVLQAVPTAMDTAPVRDASGVPAPPGSLRVLHARALEVARAQGVADFEPAYLKLANGGDANATIEITGEASGTLGPLGAVALDVATGSLLASQLPGQRDANHATLSAAYALHFGEFGNGVVVWLYFLLGLGGAFLFYSGNLLWIESRRKRRQPQQSRAAINMARATVGVCIGLCVAISVAFLAALVLERVAPAAVDRGIRWACFGSWAACALWAAWRRPAQGARELLWAAALSTVLVPVAHGALNGDWLWRAAARGQWPLFWIDAVAIAMAFGFARLAVASQRRARSGDPNSVWAG
- a CDS encoding glycoside hydrolase family 18 protein, whose translation is MFRKTVALLAVLTAAALPIAVRAAPPIFGAYYPGGSAERYPVSSIPADRLTHLFYAFSTIEDGRCAVGAEAPANFAALAELKRAHPHLRTLISIGGWGAGGFSDAALTDASRRRLVDSCMALFFERYAGSFDGVDLDWEFPVSGGPKELAHRPQDRANLTRLAQAFRVALDARARAQGQPMLLTAALATGRLQTDGPYDPAASYDLPALAGVFDFINLMSYDMGTGFSAVSTFNAPLHEVPADPLAPALRRWNNVAGAVQYYREHGVPAQKLVLGVPFYGRGFKVSGESSDGLFQPYSAPADAGDWRVIKARYLDQPGWVKHWQPQAQSPWLYNAEQKIFISYEDPRSIGLRAQFAREQGLAGVFMWELTGDDEQASLLNAMLAPWHKARVGD
- the infC gene encoding translation initiation factor IF-3; this translates as MGERNISTPDNKQNRKNQEIRVPRVRVIGSDGEMIGVLSRDEALSMAEDEGLDLVEIQPQADPPVCKIMDFGKFKFEAQKKASEAKKKTKQVEIKEVKFRPVTDEGDYQIKLRKMRGFLEEGDKIKVNIRFRGREMSHQELGREMANRIETDLGEDIVIESRPRLEGRQMVMMIAPKKKT